TCATACCTTTCCACCGTTGACGAAGCTGAAGCGTGCATCGCCGGATACGCGGTTGCCAACGATCTTTCCGAGCGCGACTACCAGATCCCCGGCGCTGCGGGACAGTGGACCAAAGGCAAATCCCTTCCCGGGTCCACTCCCTTGGGACCGTGGCTGGTTCCGGCCGCGGACATCGAGGCCGGCAACCTTCGTCTGCAGACCTTGGTCAACGGTGAGGGCCGCCAGGATTCCAGTACCTCGGACATGATCTTCGACCCCGCCACGATCGTGCACCACCTCAGCCAGTACATGGTCCTGGAGCCGGGCGACGTGATCATCACGGGCACTCCTGAGGGCGTGGCACTGTCCGGTCGCTTCCCCTTCATTCAGCCCGGCGATGTGGTGGAACTGGAAATCGAAGGCCTCGGCCGCCAACGGCAAGAGTACTTCCGCGCGCAGGCCGGCGCGCAGACCGGTGCAACCGCCCACATCTACGCCTAAGGCCATGGCGAGCTCGGTGGGCAACGACTTCGAAGGCCTCACAGCACTCGTTACCGGCGGTGCCTCCGGCATCGGGGCAGCCATCGCAGACCGTCTCGCGGCCGGGGGCGCGAAGGTGGCGGTCCTGGACCTGGCTCCCGAAACCAGCCCGCACTTTGGAGTGCAGTGCAACGTTGCCGACGACGCCTCGGTGCGTACCGCCGTCGAGCGCGTTGTACAGCAGTTCGGCCGTCTGGACATCGTGATCAACAACGCAGGCATCGGCGCGCAAGGTGACATTGCCGCGAATGACGACGACGAGTGGCTGCGTGTCCTCAACGTCAACGTGGTGGGAATCGCCCGCGTCAGCCGCGCAGCACTGCCGCACCTCCGCGAGTCTCCGGCGGCCGCGATTGTGAACACCTGTTCCATCGCGGCGACGGCCGGACTCCCGCAGCGTGCTCTGTACTCGGCGTCGAAGGGTGCAGTCTTGTCGCTGACACTCGCCATGGCAGCGGACCATGTGCGCGAGGGCATCCGCGTGAACTGCGTGAACCCCGGCACCGTAGACACTCCGTGGGTTGGTCGGTTGCTCGATTCAGCCGCTGACCCCGCTGGCGAGCGCGCTGCCCTCAACGCCCGCCAACCGCACGGCCGGATGGTGGACCCCGCTGAAGTAGCCGGCGCCGTCGCCTACCTGGCGAGCCCACTGTCCGGGTCGACGACGGGAACCTCCTTAGCGGTCGACGGCGGCATGCAGGGACTGCGGTTGCGGCCAGTTCAGTAGGGAGCCAGTTCAGTAGGGGGCCAGTTCCGTAGGGACGGGTGAGGGGCTGGATCAGTAGAGCGCGTTGAAGATGTTCCAGCCCCATCCGACGGTTTCGACGCCTTTCCAACCACCGCGTCCATCGCCGTAGTACATCAGCAGCTCACCGGCGCTGTTGACGCCGTGGACATCATTGAAGCCATCACGGTTGAAGTCCCCGGCGCTTCCGATCTTGCTCAGGGCATTCCAGCCCTGGCCAACGAGTCTGGGAGACAGCCACCCGCCCCTGCCGTTCCCGCCGTACAAGAACAGTCTGCCTACCTTGTCCTTGGCGAGGATGTCCACTGTGCCGTCACCGTTGAAATCGCCTGGAGTGATGAGCAGGTCCATCACGTTCCAGCCCTGGCCAACGTGTACCCGGGGAGTCCAACCCCGTGCGGCCTTCGGATACAGGTAGAGGTTCCCGTTGGGCTCGGTTGCCAGGAGGTCGTTATATCCATCGCCGTCGAAGTCTCCGGGCCCCACCACTTTGTCCATCGCATTCCACCCCCAGCCGATCTCGGATGGATAGGCATTGGACGGAAACGTGCCATCGCCGCGACCCCAGAACATCCACAGCCTCCCTGATCCGTCAGCGGTCAGGAGCTCGGTCTTACCGTCGCTGGTGAGGTCCCCGCCGCCGATAATCCGCGTGTACGAGCCCCAATTCGGGCCGATGAGCTGTGGTGACGTCCAGCCCTGTGCACCATCCTGGCCCGGGTACAGCAGCAGGGCTCCATCATGGCGGCGTCCCAGCAACTCAAAGACACCCCTCCCGGTGAACCCCTCGGCACGCATCGGTTGGCTCCGGACGACGTCGGACTCCGGGACAACAACTTGCGCAGGTTCACAGGCATTCGATCCCGTCACCACGGCAGAGATGCGGCTCCCAACGTCTTCGATGTCCAGGTCATAAAACTGCGAGAAGTTCGGCTCGGGGTATACCGGCTGTCCATCACGAAGCCACTGGACCGAGTAGCTCGGCTGCGCATTCGGGTCACACGCGGAGAAGTACTCGTAGGCACCCTTGACTGACAGCCCAGAGCCCACAAATGCCGGGCCTTGGATGCTGAAGTCCTCCCCATCCACCGCATGCGCGGACGGCACCAGCGTGGTGCTCAAAAGCATTGCCGCGAGCACCCCCGCGGCACTGCTCGTGACCATCGACTTCCCGGAAAACCAGCCCACAACTCTCCTTCACGGTGCACCACAACCGGTGTTGCGCTCATCTTAGGTGGGAGGTACGACGCCGGAGCGAACGCGCGCGCCGAAAGGCCGCCGTCGTGCGTTGCTTCGTAACGCAACGGGCCCGCAACGTCCGGCAGCGGTCGTTCGCCTATGCTCAACTCCAAGGAATCAACGGCGACTCACTTAGCAGACTCAGGAGATACAGCCATGAGCAACTGGCGCATCAGGGACTTCCACTCGTCCGACTTGGACGGCATCCTGCACCTCTGGGAGTCACTCAAGGCTGACGGCGTGGAACCGGTGTACGCGTTGTCCGAGGTCCTGGCGTCCTGCGAGAAGGACCACGCCGTGGTGGCGGTCCAAGGTGACCAGGTGGTGGGTGCCGCCGTCGGTCGAGCAGCGCACGATCAAGGCTGGATCGTTTTTCTGGCGACGCTGACGGAGTTCCGCGGCCGCGGCATCGGCACTTCGCTGCTGTCCGCCGTCGAGAACCGCATGGCCCCGCACGGGCTCAACAAACTCTCCGCACTGATGCCGGAAACCGAAACGAGGGTGGAAGCGTTCCTGGGGCGCGGGTTCGTGGTGAAGAAGAACCTCCGCTACTTTGAGCGGACCATCCCCGTGCAGCGGCAGGAGCTTGGCGCATTGGGGCTGTTGGGCGGGCGCATCCTGGCTCGGGATCTGTGGGAGAACGTGGCCGGCATGCGTCGTGAGAAGGAGCTGCTGGAACGGCGGCTGGTTCTCCCGCTGGCTGAGGCCGACCTCGCCGACGAATACGGAGTTGTACCGCCCAGGGCCGTGGTACTTTTCGGTCCTCCGGGCACCGGCAAAACCACCTTCGCCAAGGCCATCGCGTCGCGCCTGGAGTGGCCGTTCGTGGAGGTCTTCCCGTCCCGATTGGCCTCCGACCCCAAGGGCTTGGCCGGTGCGCTCCGCGAAACGTTCCTGGAAATCGCCGAGCTGGAACATGCTGTGGTGTTCATCGACGAAGTAGAGGAGATCGCGTCGCAGCGTGCCGGTGATCCGCCGTCGCCGCTGCAGGGCGTCACCAATGAACTCCTCAAGATCATCCCGGCCTTCCGTGAACAGCCCGGCCGGTTGCTGGTGTGCGCCACCAACTTCATCCGTGCCCTTGATACCGCGTTCCTGCGCCACGGCCGATTCGACTACGTCATCCCCATCGGGCTCCCCGACGTGCACGCCCGCGAAGCCATGTGGCAGCGGTTTATCCCCGCCACGGTGGTGGACTCGGTTGATATCGCCCAGCTGGTGGAACGGACCGAGGGCTTCTCGCCGGCGGACATCGAGTTCGCTGCCCGCAGCGCCTCCCAGCGGGCTCTGGAAAAAGCAGTGTACGACGACGACGGCTCCGGTCTTGCGTCCAACGGGCGTAAGGGGCCGGTCACCCAGGACTACCTCGACGCAATCGGTGACACCCGCACGACGGTGAGCCCCGAAGTGCACCAGGACTTCCTGGAAGACATCGACGTGCTGGGGCGCGTGTAGTTTTTGCTTCCTTGAACTCGCTGGAACCGTGCGGGGTCGCTGGAACCCTGCGCGATCGCCGGAACGTTCCAGTCGATCTGGACATATTCCGGCGATCTCGGCGGCGGCGGTAATCTTTGAGCCATGTCCTCGAATCCCCTTCGCCATGCGCTCTCCCGCATGGGCGGCCGCGATCCCCACGAAAAACACCGCACCGCCACCCCGCTTGAACTGTTCTTCGACCTGACGTTTGTTATTGCCTTCGGTGTTGCCGGCAGCCAGTTCGCGCACGCTGTGGCGGAAGCGCATTTCGGGGCGGGCCTTCTGGGCTTTGGCTTCGCCATGTTCGCGGTGATTTGGGCCTGGATTAACTTCACCTGGTTCGCCAGCGCCTACGACACCGATGACTGGGTGTTCAGGGTGGTCACCATGATCCAGATGGTTGGCGTCCTCATCCTGGCCATGGGCATTGAGCCGATGTTCCACTCGATTGTGGAAGGGGATCATGTCAACAATGTGGCCATCCTCATCGGCTACATCATCATGCGCGTAGCTCTAATCTTCCAGTGGCTGCGCGCCGCCCGCCAAGACCCGGAACGCCGCGAGACATGCCTCCGTTACGCGAAGTACCTGGCAATTGTGCAGGTTGGCTGGGTCATCGCGTTGGTGATCGAAACCGATGTCCTCACAACGTTCCTCCTGGCTGCTCCGCTGTTCATCCTGGAGATGGCGACTCCCTACTTCGCGGAACGCAAGATCCGTACGCCCTGGCATGCGCACCACATCGCAGAGCGCTACGGCCTGCTTGCCATCATCGCCTTGGGTGAATGCTTGATTGGTGCCATTGAAACACTCCGGGCGATTGTTGCCACACACAGTTGGTCCTTGGACGCCGCCCTGGTGGGCTTGAGTGGAACCGGGCTCGCCTTCGCTATGTGGTGGATCTACTTCATCCTGCCCTCAGGCCCGGCGCTCCACGTCCAGCGGCATCGCTCATGGGTGTTTGGCTATGGCCACATGCCGGTCTTCGCAGCCATCGCGGCTACAGGGGCGGGACTTCACGTCGCTGCGTACTTCATCGATCATGAGACACATATCCCGGCGGCCGCTGCCGTGGCCTCCATCGCCATCCCCATCATTCTGTTCAAGGTTTCGCTGAGTACGCTGTACGGCATCATGCTCGGACCGGACCGCGAGCACCTCTGGAGCTCCACGCTGGTGGTTCTGGGCCTGGCTTCAAGCATCGCCATGGCAGCTGCGGGCGCCTCCGTGCCGGTGTGCATGCTGGCAATGATGCTGGTCCTGGGCCTGTCCATCGCCTACGACGAACGACGCGGGCACAAGGGCAGGGCAGCGGCACTCCGTAGGCTGGAAACGGCCGCAGGCTAAGCCATACCGTCGCGTTGCTGGGCCCACTCTGCGCCCCAAATCCCCCGCCAAACACGCAAAGCAGGCCCCACAACTCAGCCCACTTGCGTTGCTGGGCCTACTCTGCGCCCCAAATCCCCCGCCAAGCACGCAGAGCAGGCCCCACAACGGGCGGTTGAGCGCAACTAAGGCTACTCGGGAACGATTTCGTCCAGCTCCGGGATCAGGTACGGGTTGATCCGCTCCAGGATCATCCGGACCTCTTCGCGCGGAACGGCCGTGTACAGCACAGGGCGGGCATCGGCGTAGCGGGTTACCGGAGGCTTGTCTGGCCACTTTTCAGCAAGCGCTTTGACCCTCTCGGGCAGGGAGTTGTGGGCGTTGTCCGCGATCTTCACCAACGTTGCGTCGTGGTCCTCCGCGACGAAACGGATGCCGGCGTCGTAATCATCCGGATCATCATGAAAGCGGCGGGTGACGCGCTCAATGATGTCAACCGCACGCTCGGACACCCCCATTTCCAGCAGGGCTTGCCGGGTGATGGGCGTGTCTTCAGCGATGTCGTGAAGGTAGCCAGCGATCTGGATGTCTTCGTCAAAGTCGGCGAGCGCATCCCCCACGGCCAGAACGTGCTCCCGATAGGGTCGTTTGAGCTTGTCCTTCTGCCGGTTGTGAGCCACCTCGGCCAAAACCTGGGCTGTCTCTACGGTAAAGCGTGGTTGGGTCATGCTGGCCTCCGGCTTGAAGAGGGACCGGCGGGGATCGGTCCTCCCCTTCAGGCTATCCGCTGTTCCGGAACCCGAAACACCGGACTGCCCGTCTTGACCGGTCCGCCCGTCCTACCAGTCCTGTACAGCGCGTGCAGCGATGGCGACGGTGACGGCCCTGGGCAGACGCTGCGCGAATCCGGCCGCAACGCGGTTAACCCAGCCCGAGACCACGCTGCCGGGTGTGTCCTTGCGGTCGAGGGCCTTGAGAGCAGTGCCCACAACCTGTGCAGAGGTCTGCATCTTGCCCACTGCTGCGGAGTCACCGCCGAGCACATCGAAGAATTCTGTTCTTGTTGCACCGGGGCAAAGGGCCAGGACGTTAAGTCCGGACTTTTTGGTTTCATGGGCCACGGCTTCGGTGAAGCTGAGGACGAAGGCCTTGGTTGCGCCGTAAACGGCCATGCCGGGAATGGGTTGGAACGCGGCAGTGCTGGCTACGTTCACCAATGCTCCCTTCCCCGAGGCGAGCAGTTCCGGCAGGAAGGCCCGGGTAATGTCCACGAGGGCGGCCACGTTCAAGGAAATCTCAGACGCAATGGTCTCCGGGTCTTCCTCAATCAAGGGACCGTGGGTGCCAAATCCTGCGTTGTTGATCAAGGTGTCCACGGAGATTCCGCGGCCGGCCAGTTCGTCGAAGAGCTCGCGTCCCACTCCTGCAAGGCCAAGGTCCTTGGGGAGCACGGTCACTGTGACACCGTGCCGGGAACGCAATTCCTGAGCCAACTCCTCCAGACGGTCTCCACGCCTTGCCACCAGAACAAGGTTGGAGCCACGGGCAGCAAATTGTCCTGCAAACTCAGCGCCGAGGCCGGAGCTGGCACCCGTAATGAGGGCAGTGGTACCTGCGTAGGTCATGGTCATGGCTGAATCCCATCGGTTGAGGCGGGGACTAATGTAGTCGCTGTCTACATGGTAGGCAGTGACTACATTGTTGTCAATGACTACATTGACCTAGACTGATGGCATGACTTACCAGCCCTACCACCACGGCAAACTCAGGGAAGCCCTCCTGGAACGCGCCATGGAAATCATTGAAGAAGCTGGCGTGGACGGACTCTCCCTGCGGCAACTGGCCCGCGATGTTAATGTCAGTCACGGCGCCCCGGCCAAGCACTTCCGCGACAAGCAGGCACTGGTCGATGCCATGGCACTGGCCGGCTTTGAGTCGATGAACCGCCTTATCCAGAATGCCGCCCAATCCGGCGATGACCTCAGAGGCCGTTTCGTGAGTGTTGGCAAGGCCTACGTCCACTTTGCCGTGGCGCATCCCGCCCTGCTGACCGTGATGTACTCCACCAAGCACCACCCCGATTCCAGCGTTGAACTGCGAAGCACCGGCGAGCAAGGAATACACCTGGCCCAAGCCATGATCGCCGAGGCGCAAAAAGCCGGTGCCCTGGCCGCCGGCGACCCCGAAAAACTGGCCAT
This genomic interval from Paenarthrobacter aurescens TC1 contains the following:
- a CDS encoding putative 2-hydroxyhepta-2,4-diene-1,7-dioate isomerase (identified by match to protein family HMM PF01557); this translates as MTLKFARLGTAGNEQPAVIAQDAHGAEKYFSLTALTNDIDGGFLASDGIERTREALNKGELPEISPEAVRIGAPVAHPGAVVAIGLNYTAHAAESGATPPEVPVVFLKPSNTIAGPFDAAPIPPSSEKYDWEVELAIVIGKEASYLSTVDEAEACIAGYAVANDLSERDYQIPGAAGQWTKGKSLPGSTPLGPWLVPAADIEAGNLRLQTLVNGEGRQDSSTSDMIFDPATIVHHLSQYMVLEPGDVIITGTPEGVALSGRFPFIQPGDVVELEIEGLGRQRQEYFRAQAGAQTGATAHIYA
- a CDS encoding oxidoreductase, short chain dehydrogenase/reductase family (identified by match to protein family HMM PF00106), which produces MAVLDLAPETSPHFGVQCNVADDASVRTAVERVVQQFGRLDIVINNAGIGAQGDIAANDDDEWLRVLNVNVVGIARVSRAALPHLRESPAAAIVNTCSIAATAGLPQRALYSASKGAVLSLTLAMAADHVREGIRVNCVNPGTVDTPWVGRLLDSAADPAGERAALNARQPHGRMVDPAEVAGAVAYLASPLSGSTTGTSLAVDGGMQGLRLRPVQ
- a CDS encoding FG-GAP repeat domain protein (identified by match to protein family HMM PF01839) — protein: MPSAHAVDGEDFSIQGPAFVGSGLSVKGAYEYFSACDPNAQPSYSVQWLRDGQPVYPEPNFSQFYDLDIEDVGSRISAVVTGSNACEPAQVVVPESDVVRSQPMRAEGFTGRGVFELLGRRHDGALLLYPGQDGAQGWTSPQLIGPNWGSYTRIIGGGDLTSDGKTELLTADGSGRLWMFWGRGDGTFPSNAYPSEIGWGWNAMDKVVGPGDFDGDGYNDLLATEPNGNLYLYPKAARGWTPRVHVGQGWNVMDLLITPGDFNGDGTVDILAKDKVGRLFLYGGNGRGGWLSPRLVGQGWNALSKIGSAGDFNRDGFNDVHGVNSAGELLMYYGDGRGGWKGVETVGWGWNIFNALY
- a CDS encoding hypothetical protein (identified by Glimmer2; putative), with amino-acid sequence MVLKSIAASTPAALLVTIDFPENQPTTLLHGAPQPVLRSS
- a CDS encoding putative ATPase domain, AAA family protein (identified by match to protein family HMM PF00004; match to protein family HMM PF00583) — protein: MSNWRIRDFHSSDLDGILHLWESLKADGVEPVYALSEVLASCEKDHAVVAVQGDQVVGAAVGRAAHDQGWIVFLATLTEFRGRGIGTSLLSAVENRMAPHGLNKLSALMPETETRVEAFLGRGFVVKKNLRYFERTIPVQRQELGALGLLGGRILARDLWENVAGMRREKELLERRLVLPLAEADLADEYGVVPPRAVVLFGPPGTGKTTFAKAIASRLEWPFVEVFPSRLASDPKGLAGALRETFLEIAELEHAVVFIDEVEEIASQRAGDPPSPLQGVTNELLKIIPAFREQPGRLLVCATNFIRALDTAFLRHGRFDYVIPIGLPDVHAREAMWQRFIPATVVDSVDIAQLVERTEGFSPADIEFAARSASQRALEKAVYDDDGSGLASNGRKGPVTQDYLDAIGDTRTTVSPEVHQDFLEDIDVLGRV
- a CDS encoding putative low temperature requirement A family protein (LtrA) (identified by match to protein family HMM PF06772) — translated: MSSNPLRHALSRMGGRDPHEKHRTATPLELFFDLTFVIAFGVAGSQFAHAVAEAHFGAGLLGFGFAMFAVIWAWINFTWFASAYDTDDWVFRVVTMIQMVGVLILAMGIEPMFHSIVEGDHVNNVAILIGYIIMRVALIFQWLRAARQDPERRETCLRYAKYLAIVQVGWVIALVIETDVLTTFLLAAPLFILEMATPYFAERKIRTPWHAHHIAERYGLLAIIALGECLIGAIETLRAIVATHSWSLDAALVGLSGTGLAFAMWWIYFILPSGPALHVQRHRSWVFGYGHMPVFAAIAATGAGLHVAAYFIDHETHIPAAAAVASIAIPIILFKVSLSTLYGIMLGPDREHLWSSTLVVLGLASSIAMAAAGASVPVCMLAMMLVLGLSIAYDERRGHKGRAAALRRLETAAG
- a CDS encoding putative transcriptional regulator, TetR family (identified by match to protein family HMM PF00440), producing MTYQPYHHGKLREALLERAMEIIEEAGVDGLSLRQLARDVNVSHGAPAKHFRDKQALVDAMALAGFESMNRLIQNAAQSGDDLRGRFVSVGKAYVHFAVAHPALLTVMYSTKHHPDSSVELRSTGEQGIHLAQAMIAEAQKAGALAAGDPEKLAMVCFVSLHGAALLAAGGQLDGKSVEDVITATTDTLWAGMAAGVPAAQRN